The Acinetobacter calcoaceticus sequence TATTGAGTTAGTTTGTGAATATAAAATAATAAAAAGATCACGAAAAATGGAGGAGAAGTAATACGAGAGTAAGAAGGTTGGTTTATCTATAGTTTTTATAAAAAATGCTCATTTTTTTAGCATTTTGATTTAAAAAGAAGCAATTTCTAGGCGGAATAAATTGAAAGAAAGCTATAAAAACGTGCATAAGTTTTTATAGCTTTATATCTAGCTGAGTTTAGAAGCGATAACCAATACCGGCGTAACCTAGAATTGGGTTAATTTCGATATCCGCTTTTGCATTGATTAATTCGCCGTATTTAGCGTCGTTGACTGTAATGGTCGTATCTGTTTTCAAATGGGCATAAGAGACAGAGCCAACGGCATACCATTTGTCATTAAAGTCGTAAGTAAAGCCTGCGGTCGCAACAGGTGCAATCGCATCAGATGCTTCCAGTTCTACTTTAGGGTCACCAGTGCTAGTTTTTCTTTCTAAAGCAGCCCCAGCTTTACCATCTTTAATATTTACGATCATATGACCAGCATTGACTAAATCTTTCTCAATCGCTGGGTTCATTTCTAATTCGCTAAAATAGGCATACATCACACCTAGACCAACATATGGTCTAAATTTATTTACACCAGTTTTGCCGAAATGGTATTGAAACTCAAAGGCAGGTGTCCAGGCGCGTGCTGAAGCAGCGCTGCCATGTCCTTCAAGGTCTGTAATGAAAAGATTATTATTAAGCTCCATAGAACCAGCAATTCCTCCCGCTGGTGTAGCGGTAGCTGAAAAAGGAGCATAAATTTTACCTTTACCTTGTAAATCAACTTTAGGGGGGATACCAGCTTTTAACTCCAATGAAAAGTTATCTGTAAAAAAGTAATTGCTCATGAGTCCTAAAGTCGTAACATCATCCGCCTCTAAGCCAGTATTCTCGGCCTCCCATTGACTTAAACCGCGAACTTCAGCTGTTCCGCTTAACCAAGATGGAATTTCATCGGCACCTAATCCACCAAGAGTATCAATAAGTTTTTCAAGCACAATATTACTATTATCATCTGAAATATTGTCCTGAATGGTTTTGATTTTAATATCTCCAACCTTAGATTTCTCATTCTCTTTAACAGAAGTATTAATTCTGAAAGGTTGAGCTTTTCCTGTGGGCTTGACATATAAGGGACCAGCAGAGACTGAAAAACGTTTGAAGCCATCACCATCTTTTAAGCTAAAATATGGAGATGCGGCGGAGGTAACTGTTGGCAGAGCAAAAAAGGCAGCTGTCATACAAAATAATGACTTTTTCATCATAAATGGACTCCATGTCCGGCATTTGTTTACTGATTTTTATTGAGCCAACCATACCGCGTTTTATTAAAATGATTGTTTATTAAAAATTAATAATTGTAATTTTTTTGAAATAATTGTTTATATTTGGCAATATTTGTTAATTAAAAATACATAATAAATAATAAAAGGCTACATAAAGTAGCCTTTTATTAAATGTAATTAAATGATTAGTTGAAGCGAGATAAGTCTTCTTCAGGGCGCGCAGTTAAAACTTCAATGCCCGTTTGAGTCACTAAAATAGTATGTTCATATTGAGCTGAAAGTTTATGGTCTTTCGTTACAACAGTCCATTTGTCACCTAATAGTTTAGTTTGCCATACGCCTGCATTTACCATAGGTTCAATGGTAAAAGTCATACCTGCTTCCAGACGCATTCCTGTACCAGCTTGACCATAATGTAATACTTGAGGCTCATCATGGAAAACAGTTCCAATACCGTGGCCACAATATTCTCGCACTACACTAAAGCGTTCTGACTCTACATATTTTTGGATTGCGTGGCCGATATCACCTAAATATGAACCATCTCTAACTGTTGCCATCCCTCGATACATTGCTTCTTGAGCAACTTTACATAGACGATTAGCCAAAATAGAAGTTTCGCCACCGACGACATACATCATATTTGTATCGCCGTGATAGCCATCTTTAATAACAGTTACGTCAATATTAAGAATATCGCCATTTTTTAAAGTTTTATTTTCAGAAGGAATACCATGACAGACAACATGGTTAACCGAAGTACAAATAGAGTGCTGAAAAGCAGGGCGTCCAGGAGCTCCACCATAGCCGACACAGGCAGGAATAGCATGTTGCACATTTTCAATGTGATTGCGGCAAATAGTATCAAGTTCAAGTGTACTTACACCTGCCTTAATATGGGGCTTGATCATCTCTAGAACTTCAGCCGCCAGTCGTCCTGCAATGCGCATTTTTTCAATTTCATCTGGAGTTTTAATTAATCGACGTGGAGCTGTATAAGTACTGTTCATGATCTCTAAAAACTTTTGGTAATTTACAAGTGTCTATGGTATAAATAGCCGCCCATTTTATCAAATGCTTTTCGTGAATATCTTTTACGAACAATTTTGATAGATGGCGTAAAAATCCGCACATATATCGTCACATTACTCTGGGTGCCTGTAAAAGGGTGGAGAATGCGGATATATGGAGGCCTAACCCAAACTTTAAGGTATAGAAAATGGCAGATTACAACGTAAGTATGCGTGACCTTCTTCAAGCTGGCGCGCACTTTGGTCACCAAACACGTTTCTGGAACCCAAAAATGCGTCAATACATTTTTGGCGCGCGCAACAAAATTCACATCATCAACCTTGAGCATACTGTTCCTGCGTTAAATGATGCTTTGAACTTCGCTAACCAATTAGCAAGCAAAAAGAACAAAGTTTTGTTCGTTGGTACAAAACGTGCTGCTTCTAACATCATCCGTGAACAAGCGCAACGTGCGGGTCAACCATATGTTGATCACCGTTGGTTAGGTGGTATGTTGACGAACTGGAAAACTCTTCGCCAATCTATCAACCGTTTAAAAGACCTTCAAACTCAATCTCAAGATGGTACTTTTGCTAAGCTTACTAAACGTGAAGCTTTAGAGCGTACTCGTGAGATGGAAAAACTTGAACGTGCTTTAGGCGGCGTTAAAAACATGGGTGGTTTACCTGACGCATTATTCGTAATTGACGTTGATCACGAATCAATTGCGATTAAAGAAGCTAAAAACCTTGGTATTCCAGTAATCGGTATCGTTGATACAAACTCTAACCCAGACAACGTAGACTACGTTATTCCTGGTAATGACGATGCAATCCGTGCGGTTACACTTTATGCTTCTGCTATGGCTGATGCGATTCTTGCTGGTAAAGAATATGCTCAATCACAAGCAAATGCACAAGCTAAAGGCGAAGAAGCTGCTAAAGAAGCTCCAGAGGCTTAATGCGTTTTGACGCAGGCTTGTCATTTTTGCGACATGTAATGGTGGCAAATTAAGCGTCGAGAGTGCAAACGGCCCAGAGTTTCTTTGGGCCGTTTTTGTTGAAAAGATTTATTTTCTACCGTATTTAGGAGAACAACATGACTGCAGTTACTGCGAGCATGGTAAAAGAATTACGTGACCGTACTGGTCTTGCAATGATGGAATGCAAAAAAGCATTAACAGAATCTAATGGTGATGTTGAATTAGCGATTGATAACCTTCGTAAATCAGGTCAAGCAAAAGCTGCTAAAAAAGCAGGTAACATTGCTGCTGACGGTGCAATCACAATCGTTCAAGAAGGCAATAAAGCGATTCTTTTAGAAGTAAACTGTCAAACTGACTTCGTTGCTAAAGACGAAAACTTTGCTGGTTTCTCTGCTAAAGTTGCTGCTGCTGCACTTGCTGCAAATGAAACTGATGCGACTAAAATTGCTGAATTGAAACTTGAAGATGGTGCTACTGTTGAAGAAGCACGTATTGCTCTTGTTCAAAAAATCGGTGAAAACATCCAAGTTCGTCGCGCGAAAATCGTTGAAGGCGAAAGCTTGGCTATCTACAAACACGGTTTAAAAATCGGTGTTGTAGTTTCTTATACAGGTGATGCTGATACTGGTAAAGGTATTGCAATGCACGTTGCTGCATTCAACCCAGTTGCTGTAAATGCTGAAGCTGTTCCTGCTGATCTTATCGCTAAAGAAAAAGAAATTGCTGAAGCGAAAGCGTTAGAATCTGGCAAACCAGCTAATATCGTTGAAAAAATGGTAACTGGTTCTGTTGATAAATATTTGAACGAAGTTGCTCTTGACCGTCAAATGTACGTTATTGACAACGACAAAAAAGTTGCTGATGTATTAAAAGCAACTGGTACTACTGTTGTTAACTTCGTACGTTTCGAAGTTGGTGAAGGTATCGAGAAGAAAGTAGAACTTAGCTTCGCTGAAGAAGTTGCTGCTGCTCAAGCTGCTGCGAAGTAATTCGTATCACGATAAAAAAAGCCCCTTTGGGGCTTTTTTTATCTCAACTAAAATGAGGGTATATAATGATAAATAAAAAAAATCTTAGTATTGGCGGTGTCATTATTTTATTGATCGCTGCATATTTTGGTCTGGATTTATCTGGGTATAAGCAGAATCAATCGCCATTATCAACCATACCTGAAGCTCAACATACTGAAACTACACAATCAAGCAATGATAAGGTCGACACAATAAAAGCTGCTTATGCGCAGAGACAAAGTAATGTTCAAGTGCAGGGAAGTGGTCGAGTAAAAGCAATTTTAAGAGATGATAATGATGGGTCGAGACACCAGAAATTTATTCTTGTTTTAGAAAATGGCCTTTCAATTTTAGTCGCACATAATATTGATTTAGCAAATAAAATTCCTAATTTGAAAAAAGGTGACATGGTAGAGTTTTATGGCGAATATGAATATAACCCTAAAGGTGGTGTATTACACTGGACTCATCGTGATCCACAAACTCGTCATGAAAGCGGTTGGCTTAAACATGATGGGCAAATCTATCAATAAAGCCAAATAAACGAATAAAAATATTGTTCTTTATAGAGCAATTTTATTCTATTCAGTTTCTTAAAACATGCTATGGTTTTTTTATTGAATAGATGAGACGTATTTATGCAGCGGGAGCAAGCCGATTATCTGCATGTGCGGGAGCTGGGTGGTTTAGAGTTACTAAAAGCACATTATCACCAAACACAATTTTCGAAGCATACTCATGAAGGGTATTGTATCGGTGTGATTGAAGAGGGCGCACAGTCTTTTTTTCGGACGGGCCAGCTACATGTAGCTCCTAAAGGCGATATTATTTTAGTAAACGCTGATGAGATTCATACGGGCTCATCTGCTGTTGAGTCGGGTTGGCGATATCGGGCGATTTACCCCACACCTGAAATGTTGGCAGAAGTCAGCCAAGATTTCTTTGAAAATTCACGTGGGGCGCCATGGTTTCCTCAAGCTGTGATTCGTGACTTAGGTTTGGCCCAACAACTTTGTTTACTTTTTGATTTATTAGAACAAAAAGATAATTTCTTGTTAAAAGAAACAATGTATTTGTCTACTTTAGCCTGTTTAATGAAACGACATGGTAAATCAAATCACACTTTTTGTGAGTTGCCTGAGGCATATTCCAAAATATTAAAAGTTAAAGAATTACTAGTAGAAATGCCTGAAACGAATTTTTCTTTGCAAGATCTGGCTAACATGGTGGGATTGAGTGCATGGCATTTCTTAAGACAATTTAAAAAATATGTGGGCTTGCCACCTCATGCATGGCTTGTTCAAGCACGCTTACAAAAAGCAAGGCAATTATTAAAACAGGGTGACCAAATTGCCATGGTGGCGCAGCAATGTGGCTTTTCTGATCAAAGTCATTTTAATCGCCACTTTAAAAAAGCTATGGGGGTGACACCAACTCAATATGTAGCTAGTCTAAATAACTAAATTATTAAAAAATTATTTACAGCAATTTTATTCAATATAAGTCGGCCTTCATCAAGCATGTTGTAGAGATGCTTCTTATATTGGATTTTATATATGAATATTCAGCTTAATCAGACGGTTGGGTTTCCAAAAAATAAGCCATCTTATCTCTTTTTACGTGGCGCAATGGATATTTTACCATTGTCAATTTCTGTCATTCCATGGGCAATTTTAGCAGGCTCTATGGCAATTCATGCAGGTTTATCTTTTTATAAAGCACTTGCGATGTCAGGAATTATCTTTGCTGGAGCAGCTCAATTAGTTAGTTTAAGCATGGTAATGGAAGGCGCATCCGCTTTTACAATTTATGTGACTATTTTCTTTTTAACGGCTCAGCATTTTATTTATGCATTAACTTTAAGAAATGACATTTCTATTTTGCCTCTTTCGAAACGGTTAAGTTTGGGCTTTTTATTAACAGATGAATTATTTGCGGTGTGTGCATCTGGTGAAAAAAGGCAGCCAGAATATTTGTTGGGTGCAGGTCTATCTTTTTATTTATTCTGGGTAGTGTTTAGCTTGGTAGGAATACTTTTGGCAACAGTGATTCCTAATTTATTAAATTATCATT is a genomic window containing:
- the rpsB gene encoding 30S ribosomal protein S2: MADYNVSMRDLLQAGAHFGHQTRFWNPKMRQYIFGARNKIHIINLEHTVPALNDALNFANQLASKKNKVLFVGTKRAASNIIREQAQRAGQPYVDHRWLGGMLTNWKTLRQSINRLKDLQTQSQDGTFAKLTKREALERTREMEKLERALGGVKNMGGLPDALFVIDVDHESIAIKEAKNLGIPVIGIVDTNSNPDNVDYVIPGNDDAIRAVTLYASAMADAILAGKEYAQSQANAQAKGEEAAKEAPEA
- the map gene encoding type I methionyl aminopeptidase — protein: MNSTYTAPRRLIKTPDEIEKMRIAGRLAAEVLEMIKPHIKAGVSTLELDTICRNHIENVQHAIPACVGYGGAPGRPAFQHSICTSVNHVVCHGIPSENKTLKNGDILNIDVTVIKDGYHGDTNMMYVVGGETSILANRLCKVAQEAMYRGMATVRDGSYLGDIGHAIQKYVESERFSVVREYCGHGIGTVFHDEPQVLHYGQAGTGMRLEAGMTFTIEPMVNAGVWQTKLLGDKWTVVTKDHKLSAQYEHTILVTQTGIEVLTARPEEDLSRFN
- a CDS encoding DUF3465 domain-containing protein; this translates as MINKKNLSIGGVIILLIAAYFGLDLSGYKQNQSPLSTIPEAQHTETTQSSNDKVDTIKAAYAQRQSNVQVQGSGRVKAILRDDNDGSRHQKFILVLENGLSILVAHNIDLANKIPNLKKGDMVEFYGEYEYNPKGGVLHWTHRDPQTRHESGWLKHDGQIYQ
- a CDS encoding AzlC family ABC transporter permease, encoding MNIQLNQTVGFPKNKPSYLFLRGAMDILPLSISVIPWAILAGSMAIHAGLSFYKALAMSGIIFAGAAQLVSLSMVMEGASAFTIYVTIFFLTAQHFIYALTLRNDISILPLSKRLSLGFLLTDELFAVCASGEKRQPEYLLGAGLSFYLFWVVFSLVGILLATVIPNLLNYHLDFSIVAIFIAMIVPLCKGLPVVAGILVTCLSGFFFKFYQVEGAILLSGLIGMLVAVLTEKIGKEQ
- the tsf gene encoding translation elongation factor Ts, which gives rise to MTAVTASMVKELRDRTGLAMMECKKALTESNGDVELAIDNLRKSGQAKAAKKAGNIAADGAITIVQEGNKAILLEVNCQTDFVAKDENFAGFSAKVAAAALAANETDATKIAELKLEDGATVEEARIALVQKIGENIQVRRAKIVEGESLAIYKHGLKIGVVVSYTGDADTGKGIAMHVAAFNPVAVNAEAVPADLIAKEKEIAEAKALESGKPANIVEKMVTGSVDKYLNEVALDRQMYVIDNDKKVADVLKATGTTVVNFVRFEVGEGIEKKVELSFAEEVAAAQAAAK
- a CDS encoding AraC family transcriptional regulator, whose translation is MQREQADYLHVRELGGLELLKAHYHQTQFSKHTHEGYCIGVIEEGAQSFFRTGQLHVAPKGDIILVNADEIHTGSSAVESGWRYRAIYPTPEMLAEVSQDFFENSRGAPWFPQAVIRDLGLAQQLCLLFDLLEQKDNFLLKETMYLSTLACLMKRHGKSNHTFCELPEAYSKILKVKELLVEMPETNFSLQDLANMVGLSAWHFLRQFKKYVGLPPHAWLVQARLQKARQLLKQGDQIAMVAQQCGFSDQSHFNRHFKKAMGVTPTQYVASLNN
- a CDS encoding OmpW/AlkL family protein — encoded protein: MMKKSLFCMTAAFFALPTVTSAASPYFSLKDGDGFKRFSVSAGPLYVKPTGKAQPFRINTSVKENEKSKVGDIKIKTIQDNISDDNSNIVLEKLIDTLGGLGADEIPSWLSGTAEVRGLSQWEAENTGLEADDVTTLGLMSNYFFTDNFSLELKAGIPPKVDLQGKGKIYAPFSATATPAGGIAGSMELNNNLFITDLEGHGSAASARAWTPAFEFQYHFGKTGVNKFRPYVGLGVMYAYFSELEMNPAIEKDLVNAGHMIVNIKDGKAGAALERKTSTGDPKVELEASDAIAPVATAGFTYDFNDKWYAVGSVSYAHLKTDTTITVNDAKYGELINAKADIEINPILGYAGIGYRF